The following proteins are encoded in a genomic region of Diadema setosum chromosome 18, eeDiaSeto1, whole genome shotgun sequence:
- the LOC140242185 gene encoding nucleolar protein 16-like isoform X2 — protein sequence MRILGGIMWIFKHDACQPIKEAWDKRKSVNANMLAMGLSSNPNKTLRIPTAQERMKPALTEAMDVGDKPGPAEKQFVAEELQSIADQPTKKRERISEPMANYCIYMMEKYEKDYKAMARDAKNYYQDTPKQIKKKIEWFKSCKVQYKQYLAKKKGKTDTTDGDVTMS from the exons TCAACCTATTAAGGAGGCATGGGATAAGAGGAAATCTGTCAATGCTAATATGCTGGCGATGGGCCTGTCATCCAATCCCAACAAGACTCTACGCATCCCAACAGCTCAG GAGCGAATGAAACCAGCTTTGACAGAGGCTATGGATGTTGGTGATAAGCCAGGGCCAGCAGAAAAACAGTTTGTAGCTGAAG AATTGCAATCGATCGCCGATCAGCCAACAAAGAAGCGTGAGAGGATATCAGAGCCGATGGCCAATTATTGCATCTACATGAtggaaaagtatgaaaaagaTTACAAG GCCATGGCACGCGATGCAAAAAACTACTACCAAGACACGCCCAAACAGATCAAGAAGAAGATCGAGTGGTTCAAGAGCTGCAAAGTGCAGTACAAGCAGTACCTGGCCAAGAAAAAGGGTAAAACAGACACAACTGATGGTGACGTCACGATGAGTTGA
- the LOC140242184 gene encoding sperm microtubule associated protein 2-like: protein MVDIQQAPVQDGSANFGGSPRERYLYLSEPKHSKAIWLTSFGPKLEWGNQDTMWPVSRAAMSATPTPRTEELSSPKKNFRSTADGEKRIHVFSCGRNSVIWEVSPLAMKTSPTERLDYLSNQKRLPATFMEDRPRHAFSCGRESPIWYVSEPAKKALDRERLEYLARAKTPHRDYAVPRQVQSIVSPTAKAARASSRIEQLSRPKSRPDGPFREPKWPVSDVAKSANASPRQLELAKPKNVADGYQADRPVQWSITRAARRAAATSRTNELSMPIMRATMDHVQFNPDAFIVSEAAKKARCPARIEELAQPLTR, encoded by the exons CTCCTGTTCAAGATGGCTCTGCCAATTTTGGTGGCAGTCCAAG GGAGCGATACCTGTACTTGTCAGAACCCAAGCATTCAAAGGCAATATGGCTTACAAGTTTTGG tCCAAAGTTGGAATGGGGTAATCAGGATACGATGTGGCCGGTCAGCCGGGCAGCAATGTCCGCAACTCCGACTCCAAGGACAGAGGAACTCTCCTCCCCAAAGAAAAACTTCAGAAGCACAGCAGATGGTGAAAA ACGTATCCATGTGTTCAGCTGCGGTCGTAACTCTGTGATATGGGAAGTGAGCCCCCTAGCCATGAAAACATCTCCGACTGAACGCTTAGATTACTTGTCCAACCAGAAGAGGCTGCCAGCTACTTTTATGGAAGACAG ACCACGCCATGCTTTCAGCTGCGGCCGGGAATCTCCCATCTGGTATGTCAGTGAGCCTGCTAAGAAAGCACTGGACAGGGAGCGGCTAGAATACCTTGCCCGGGCCAAGACACCTCATAGGGACTACGCCGTTCCACGACAG GTCCAATCTATTGTTTCACCGACTGCAAAGGCTGCCAGGGCATCCTCAAGGATAGAACAGCTGTCCCGCCCCAAGAGCAGGCCCGATGGACCATTCAGAGAACCTAAATGGCCG GTGTCTGATGTGGCTAAGTCTGCAAACGCATCACCGCGCCAGCTGGAGCTCGCCAAGCCCAAGAACGTTGCTGACGGATACCAGGCAGACCGCCCAGTCCAGTGGTCAATCACTCGTGCAGCGCGGCGGGCCGCGGCCACATCACGGACCAATGAGCTCTCCATGCCCATCATGCGTGCGACCATGGATCATGTGCAATTTAATCCAGACGCTTTCATCGTCAGTGAGGCTGCTAAGAAGGCTCGCTGCCCTGCAAGGATCGAAGAACTTGCACAGCCACTTACACGATAA